A single genomic interval of Bacillus sp. es.036 harbors:
- a CDS encoding THUMP domain-containing class I SAM-dependent RNA methyltransferase yields MAKYELIATATMGLESLVAREVKDLGFENVRVENGKVTYESDEIGICRSNYWLRTADRVKLKVGEFKVTSFDELFEATKALPWGELLPENAEFPVSGRSVKSTLYSVPDCQAIVKKAIVESLKEKYNVSWFEEDGPLFKIEVAIHKDTAILTIDTSGKGLHRRGYRYLHSAAPLKETMAAAMVMLTNWNADKPFMDPFCGSGTLPIEAAMIGQNIAPGFNREFASEDWAWIGKKRWEEAMIEAEDLAKYDQPLHIFGSDLDPKMVDLSKNNALEAGFGDMIQFKQMQVTDVSSKFEYGTLIGNPPYGERLGEREEVEDMYRKMGKSFRERLDTWSVYILTSHPRFQEVYGKRSTKNRKLYNGDIKTHYYQFFGPRPPKN; encoded by the coding sequence ATGGCGAAATACGAATTAATTGCAACGGCCACCATGGGGCTCGAATCATTGGTTGCTCGTGAAGTAAAGGATCTAGGTTTTGAAAATGTACGTGTAGAAAATGGCAAGGTTACTTATGAGAGTGATGAAATTGGGATTTGTCGTTCGAACTACTGGCTAAGAACAGCAGATCGTGTAAAACTAAAAGTTGGCGAATTTAAAGTTACGTCGTTTGACGAGCTTTTTGAAGCGACGAAGGCACTACCTTGGGGAGAGCTTTTACCTGAAAATGCAGAATTTCCTGTTAGTGGACGTTCTGTTAAATCAACGTTATACAGCGTACCGGATTGTCAGGCGATTGTGAAGAAAGCGATTGTAGAAAGCCTGAAAGAAAAATACAATGTTTCCTGGTTTGAAGAGGATGGCCCACTATTTAAGATAGAAGTGGCCATTCATAAGGATACAGCTATTCTTACAATCGACACAAGCGGTAAAGGTCTGCATCGTAGGGGGTATCGTTACTTGCATAGTGCTGCACCGCTAAAAGAAACCATGGCGGCTGCTATGGTAATGCTAACGAATTGGAATGCCGATAAACCTTTCATGGATCCATTTTGTGGCTCAGGTACACTTCCGATCGAAGCAGCGATGATTGGTCAAAATATCGCACCAGGATTTAATCGGGAATTTGCATCTGAAGATTGGGCATGGATTGGAAAGAAACGCTGGGAAGAAGCTATGATTGAAGCGGAAGATCTTGCAAAATATGATCAGCCTCTTCACATCTTTGGTAGCGATCTTGATCCGAAAATGGTTGATCTTTCTAAAAATAATGCTCTTGAAGCTGGATTTGGAGATATGATTCAATTCAAGCAAATGCAAGTGACGGACGTTAGTTCTAAGTTTGAATATGGTACCCTCATTGGTAATCCCCCATATGGCGAGCGACTCGGTGAACGTGAAGAAGTAGAAGATATGTATCGGAAGATGGGAAAATCGTTCCGTGAACGTCTTGATACTTGGTCTGTGTACATTCTAACTTCTCATCCTCGCTTCCAGGAAGTTTACGGAAAGCGATCAACGAAAAACCGTAAGCTTTACAATGGCGATATTAAAACGCATTACTATCAGTTCTTTGGACCAAGACCGCCCAAAAATTAA
- a CDS encoding carboxypeptidase M32 produces the protein MTTELKQVEEQFLTFVKKMMSFNEAIGVMYWDLRTGAPKKGAEQRSEVIGMMSSEVFEMSVSSEMKGFLDQLTREDVQEDLSEITLKTVEECRKDYERNIKIPAEEYSEYVILSSKAETIWEEAKEKADFELFRPYLEKLVAFNQKFVEYWGYEENKYDTLLDMYEPGVTVKVIDRVFNQLREHIVPLVQQVVQASDHPKTDFLFEHFPEDKQQAFSMDILKKMGYDFEAGRLDKTVHPFATGLNPGDVRVTTKYDEVDFRTAVFGTIHEGGHALYEQNLSPKLIGTPLCTGTSMGIHESQSLFWENFVGRHQSFWVNNYEKLKSYSTGQFDDVSLEDYYRAINVAGPSLIRIEADEMTYALHIMVRYEIEKGLINGDIEVKDLPTIWNEKMEEYLGITPDNDAVGVLQDVHWSGGSFGYFPSYALGYIYAAQLKNAMLKDLPQFDELLEQGNLLPIKEWLTENIHQYGKLKQPIEIIKDITGEGLNAEYLIQYLEEKYSSVYRLQNS, from the coding sequence ATGACGACAGAGTTGAAGCAAGTAGAAGAGCAATTTTTAACATTCGTTAAAAAAATGATGAGTTTTAATGAGGCAATTGGTGTCATGTATTGGGACCTAAGAACTGGCGCACCCAAAAAAGGTGCTGAGCAGCGTTCTGAAGTTATTGGCATGATGTCTTCTGAAGTTTTTGAAATGTCGGTTTCCTCTGAAATGAAAGGATTCCTGGATCAGCTTACAAGGGAAGACGTGCAAGAAGATTTAAGTGAAATTACGCTTAAAACTGTCGAAGAGTGTCGCAAAGATTATGAGCGTAATATTAAGATTCCAGCAGAAGAATATTCGGAGTACGTGATTTTAAGTTCAAAAGCAGAAACAATCTGGGAGGAAGCGAAAGAAAAAGCTGACTTTGAGTTGTTCAGACCTTACCTTGAAAAATTAGTGGCATTCAATCAAAAATTTGTCGAATATTGGGGCTATGAAGAAAATAAATATGATACGCTCCTTGATATGTATGAACCTGGGGTCACTGTTAAGGTGATTGATCGCGTCTTCAATCAACTCAGAGAGCATATTGTTCCACTTGTGCAACAAGTTGTTCAAGCAAGTGATCATCCTAAAACAGACTTTTTATTTGAACATTTTCCAGAAGATAAGCAACAAGCCTTCAGCATGGATATATTAAAAAAAATGGGATACGATTTTGAAGCGGGTCGTCTGGATAAGACGGTCCATCCATTTGCGACAGGGCTAAACCCAGGTGATGTTCGAGTCACTACCAAGTACGATGAAGTAGATTTCCGCACGGCGGTGTTCGGTACAATTCATGAAGGCGGTCATGCCCTCTATGAACAAAATTTATCACCGAAATTAATTGGGACGCCTTTATGTACCGGGACGTCAATGGGCATTCATGAATCCCAGTCTCTTTTCTGGGAAAACTTTGTTGGGCGCCATCAGTCATTTTGGGTAAATAATTATGAAAAGCTTAAAAGCTATTCAACTGGCCAATTTGATGATGTTTCGTTAGAAGACTACTATCGTGCCATTAATGTTGCGGGTCCTTCGTTAATTCGAATTGAAGCAGATGAAATGACGTATGCTCTTCATATTATGGTCCGTTACGAAATTGAAAAAGGGTTAATTAATGGAGACATTGAAGTGAAAGACCTACCAACCATCTGGAACGAGAAAATGGAGGAGTATTTGGGGATCACGCCAGATAACGACGCAGTAGGCGTTCTTCAGGATGTGCACTGGTCAGGTGGCTCATTTGGTTACTTCCCTTCGTATGCGTTAGGTTACATTTATGCAGCACAATTAAAGAATGCTATGCTGAAAGATCTTCCTCAGTTTGATGAACTTTTAGAACAAGGGAATTTACTGCCTATTAAAGAGTGGCTTACAGAAAACATTCATCAGTATGGTAAACTAAAGCAGCCAATTGAAATTATAAAAGATATCACTGGAGAAGGATTGAATGCTGAATACTTGATTCAATATCTTGAAGAAAAGTATTCAAGTGTATATCGTCTTCAAAATAGTTAA
- a CDS encoding CotD family spore coat protein has translation MFHRHHRMGPNGNMPNQVSPAMQGPNANMPNQVSPAMQGPNANMPNQVSPAMKGGMPGQVSPAMQGPGGPCPTSPVVYPTKCCVKNHYYKHNVDHIHPTHIKNVHHHMYEHNHSYPLTESDEVLASHMNNYPPPRPTGAMPAGYAPTSPSQVAGAMQGPNGMYGQVSPAQKRRK, from the coding sequence ATGTTTCATAGACATCATCGCATGGGACCAAATGGAAATATGCCGAATCAGGTGAGTCCAGCTATGCAGGGACCGAATGCGAATATGCCAAATCAAGTGAGTCCAGCTATGCAGGGACCAAATGCGAATATGCCGAATCAAGTAAGCCCTGCTATGAAAGGCGGAATGCCAGGTCAGGTAAGTCCAGCCATGCAAGGTCCAGGAGGTCCATGTCCAACAAGTCCTGTAGTATATCCGACAAAATGTTGTGTGAAGAATCATTACTATAAGCACAACGTCGATCACATTCATCCTACCCATATTAAAAATGTTCATCATCATATGTATGAGCACAATCATAGCTATCCTTTAACGGAGTCAGATGAAGTGTTAGCATCACATATGAATAACTATCCACCACCACGTCCAACGGGTGCTATGCCAGCAGGATACGCACCTACAAGCCCATCTCAAGTGGCAGGAGCTATGCAGGGGCCAAATGGTATGTATGGTCAAGTAAGTCCGGCTCAAAAGAGAAGAAAATAA
- a CDS encoding 3'-5' exonuclease, with amino-acid sequence MSSIGFKLLRYYLYDRLKWQKKIKTDKTLPVYERLYDSLLLYQESSSRYFTVFDLETTGFYPAIGDEVISIGAVKVDLIEGRILEESFYRIVRPIKKVPRFVRQLTGLSIDEIRAGWTFIEAFEEFLSFSKGTTLVAHPVKFDVYFLQNLIQRWGLPDYLPPYLDSEALAKELFPRSNPQLDSLIRKLNIDRHERHHALNDAKMTAELLLVMFHKLDMNDGHDEEIRQRIARDNLVFGRK; translated from the coding sequence ATGTCGTCCATAGGTTTTAAATTATTGCGTTATTATCTTTATGACCGCTTAAAATGGCAAAAAAAAATAAAAACAGACAAAACATTACCTGTATATGAACGCTTGTATGATTCATTATTGTTATATCAAGAATCAAGTAGCCGTTATTTTACGGTTTTTGATCTTGAAACAACGGGCTTTTATCCAGCGATTGGAGATGAAGTGATCTCAATTGGAGCAGTTAAAGTTGATCTTATTGAAGGTCGAATTCTTGAAGAGTCTTTTTATCGCATTGTCCGCCCCATTAAGAAAGTTCCGAGATTTGTTCGGCAACTAACAGGCTTGTCAATTGATGAAATTCGTGCAGGATGGACGTTTATCGAGGCTTTTGAAGAATTTCTATCCTTTAGTAAAGGAACAACTCTTGTTGCTCATCCTGTTAAATTTGACGTTTATTTTCTGCAAAACCTTATCCAAAGATGGGGGTTACCAGACTACTTGCCGCCTTATTTAGATTCTGAAGCACTTGCTAAGGAATTATTTCCACGAAGTAACCCTCAGCTTGACTCGTTAATAAGGAAACTTAATATTGATCGTCATGAACGCCATCATGCTCTAAATGACGCCAAAATGACTGCTGAACTGTTATTAGTAATGTTTCACAAGTTGGACATGAACGACGGTCATGATGAGGAAATAAGACAGCGAATTGCGAGGGATAATCTCGTATTTGGTAGGAAATAG
- a CDS encoding acyl-CoA carboxylase subunit beta, whose protein sequence is MESYVEDLKNRRLRAERMGGQHKIDALHAVGKKTARERIALLVDEGSFLEFGKLNTSEITGYEEKSSGDGVICGVGRVDGRPVVVQAGDKTVFAGTEGTVHIRKTKTAHAYALKRGLPLVNLSEGGGLRMPDGMGSDGISDKLFPQEMLTHHREVPMVTAILGDSFGGPTWLAVSSDFVTQLNGTCMGVAGPRMLEMATGEKVVEEELGGVEVHHHYTGQIDQSAETEEECIAQLKMFLSFLPSHSEEEPPLSLNDDSVERRVDQLLSVVPEKRNRAYNMKKVIAALVDNGNFFEIKPEFGPALLTLLTRIEGRSVGIIANQPMKYAGAAGVQECEKATDFICMCDSFHIPLIFLHDIPGFRVSSEAEKSKIPTKIMMWNQALAQSTVPKVSVVIRKSVGAAYGNMCGPTMGADFVVAWPSAEINFTGPEVGINVVYGRELMLSENPKEDREKLLEKWSFDSSPYKAAAKHLIDDVIEPGETRQFLAKTLELACYKKGSISERKLANWPTGF, encoded by the coding sequence ATGGAATCATATGTAGAAGATTTGAAGAATCGTAGACTACGTGCGGAACGAATGGGCGGTCAACACAAAATCGATGCGCTTCATGCGGTAGGAAAAAAGACGGCACGTGAACGAATTGCGCTCCTCGTCGATGAAGGATCTTTTCTTGAGTTTGGTAAATTGAATACCTCTGAAATTACTGGTTATGAAGAAAAGAGTTCAGGTGATGGCGTTATTTGTGGGGTAGGTCGTGTAGATGGTCGTCCAGTCGTTGTTCAGGCAGGCGATAAAACGGTGTTTGCCGGTACTGAAGGTACCGTTCATATTCGAAAAACGAAAACCGCGCATGCTTATGCGTTAAAAAGAGGTCTGCCCTTAGTTAATTTAAGTGAAGGAGGAGGTCTTCGAATGCCAGATGGAATGGGGTCTGATGGCATTAGCGATAAGCTTTTTCCTCAAGAAATGTTAACGCATCACCGTGAAGTTCCGATGGTGACGGCCATTCTTGGTGATAGCTTTGGGGGACCGACGTGGCTTGCGGTATCTTCTGATTTTGTCACCCAATTAAATGGAACGTGTATGGGAGTAGCTGGACCTAGAATGCTTGAAATGGCTACAGGAGAAAAAGTAGTAGAAGAAGAACTAGGCGGCGTTGAAGTACATCATCACTATACTGGACAGATTGATCAATCTGCTGAGACCGAAGAAGAATGTATTGCTCAATTAAAGATGTTCTTAAGCTTTCTACCATCTCATAGCGAAGAAGAACCGCCACTTTCTCTAAATGATGATTCGGTAGAAAGAAGGGTTGATCAGTTGCTATCTGTTGTTCCTGAAAAACGAAATCGCGCCTACAATATGAAAAAAGTGATTGCAGCGTTAGTTGACAATGGGAACTTTTTTGAGATAAAACCAGAATTTGGACCTGCACTTCTAACCTTGTTAACAAGAATCGAAGGGAGGTCTGTGGGGATTATTGCAAATCAACCCATGAAATATGCTGGTGCTGCAGGTGTTCAAGAATGCGAAAAGGCGACAGATTTTATTTGTATGTGCGATTCGTTTCATATTCCCTTAATCTTTCTTCACGATATACCGGGTTTTCGAGTAAGTTCTGAAGCAGAGAAAAGTAAAATTCCGACTAAGATTATGATGTGGAATCAAGCCCTTGCACAATCCACAGTTCCTAAGGTATCTGTGGTGATAAGGAAAAGCGTAGGAGCGGCTTACGGAAATATGTGTGGTCCAACGATGGGAGCCGACTTTGTCGTTGCCTGGCCATCTGCCGAAATCAATTTTACAGGGCCAGAAGTTGGGATCAATGTCGTCTATGGAAGAGAATTAATGTTATCTGAAAATCCAAAAGAGGATCGAGAAAAGCTCTTAGAAAAATGGAGTTTTGATAGTTCACCTTATAAAGCAGCTGCAAAACATTTAATTGATGATGTGATTGAGCCAGGAGAAACGAGGCAGTTTCTTGCTAAAACGCTAGAACTGGCATGTTATAAAAAAGGCTCAATAAGTGAAAGAAAGCTAGCAAATTGGCCGACTGGATTTTAA
- a CDS encoding DUF294 nucleotidyltransferase-like domain-containing protein has protein sequence MQDFYDVLKKKEPFHSLSDEEIEKLMASAKFSTYQKGEFLYHEDEDANTLYLLVTGIAKNIVHKANGQQATMRFYYPGDLVGLMIMLTDESMTFSVQANEDCQVIQIKKEVMLKIMTENPTFSHNVLDTIGERMRSLYDEIKQERDRESDGENIALYRTRVSAIMDSKVTIPPTYTVLETADLFRMKNYDGVIVSEDRESVLGTVTPLEIINALTMGQFQDPIHKWMYQQPNLVEEDAFSYEALAYLKFHKVSLLPVMKRDRMVGMVSAKSFLGIQESAYLDLSYRLSRAKELDEIMNLSPPIHEEFRAFIQELLDANTLGYEICEMMSNYNDEMHRRIILLAEKEMIREGYGRAPVNYCFIVMGSEGRKEQAFSTDQDNGLIIDDYEHLEHKTEIETFFKVFAEKINAMLTTCGLPECDGGIMAKNEKWRRSLSNWQTEVNRWITETDAEEIRNFTIFMDFRPVYGDFDLARALRSRITERIRKAHTLQMLLMKDTIRFRVPLNPLGKLQLRGKEKTLDLKKAAIMQIVNGIRIFAMKYGVEEVNTIKRLHELKKKEIFHHRDVINIETSLHYLYTFRVRQNLYQLEKGSEISNLVRPIEWEKEERRKMREALLVAKRMQQVSELSFRRNRSI, from the coding sequence ATGCAGGATTTCTATGATGTACTTAAGAAAAAGGAACCTTTCCATTCACTGAGCGATGAAGAGATTGAGAAATTAATGGCATCTGCCAAGTTCTCTACTTATCAGAAAGGTGAATTTTTGTATCATGAAGATGAAGATGCAAATACCCTTTATCTCCTTGTTACTGGTATTGCAAAAAACATCGTTCATAAAGCAAATGGCCAGCAGGCTACGATGCGATTTTACTACCCGGGCGACCTGGTCGGGTTAATGATTATGTTAACGGATGAGTCGATGACTTTTTCAGTTCAAGCAAATGAAGATTGTCAGGTCATTCAAATCAAAAAAGAAGTCATGTTAAAGATAATGACGGAAAATCCTACTTTTTCGCATAATGTTCTTGATACAATTGGGGAACGGATGCGTAGTCTTTATGATGAAATTAAGCAGGAGCGAGATCGCGAATCAGATGGAGAAAACATCGCTCTTTATCGAACGAGAGTCAGTGCCATTATGGATTCCAAGGTAACAATTCCTCCTACTTATACGGTACTGGAAACAGCGGATCTGTTTCGAATGAAAAATTATGATGGTGTAATCGTGAGTGAAGACCGTGAGAGTGTATTAGGAACGGTCACTCCTCTTGAAATCATAAATGCCCTTACGATGGGACAGTTTCAAGACCCGATTCACAAATGGATGTATCAACAGCCAAATCTAGTGGAAGAAGATGCGTTCAGTTATGAAGCGCTTGCTTATTTGAAATTCCATAAAGTCTCGCTACTTCCCGTGATGAAACGAGATCGTATGGTTGGAATGGTGTCAGCTAAATCATTTCTTGGAATTCAAGAATCTGCTTATCTTGATTTATCTTATCGCTTATCAAGAGCAAAAGAACTTGATGAAATAATGAATCTTTCTCCTCCTATTCATGAAGAATTTCGTGCCTTTATTCAAGAATTACTTGATGCCAATACATTGGGGTATGAGATATGTGAAATGATGTCCAATTATAATGATGAAATGCACCGTCGCATTATTTTACTGGCTGAAAAGGAAATGATAAGAGAAGGATACGGAAGAGCACCTGTGAACTACTGTTTTATTGTGATGGGAAGTGAAGGAAGAAAAGAACAGGCTTTCAGCACAGATCAGGATAATGGTCTAATTATCGATGATTATGAACATCTTGAACATAAAACAGAAATCGAAACGTTTTTCAAAGTGTTTGCAGAAAAAATCAATGCAATGCTTACAACATGCGGTTTGCCAGAATGTGATGGCGGAATTATGGCCAAAAATGAGAAGTGGAGAAGGTCTCTCTCAAATTGGCAAACAGAAGTGAATCGGTGGATTACGGAAACAGATGCTGAAGAAATTCGTAACTTTACAATCTTTATGGACTTTCGCCCTGTGTATGGCGACTTTGATTTAGCACGAGCCCTCAGAAGTCGTATAACAGAACGAATTCGAAAAGCACATACGCTACAAATGCTGTTAATGAAAGATACAATTAGATTTCGTGTTCCGCTTAATCCACTTGGAAAATTACAGCTTCGTGGAAAAGAAAAAACGCTTGATTTAAAAAAGGCTGCAATTATGCAAATCGTGAATGGAATTCGGATTTTCGCAATGAAATATGGCGTTGAAGAAGTAAATACAATTAAACGTCTACACGAGTTAAAGAAAAAAGAAATTTTTCATCATCGTGATGTGATTAATATTGAAACCTCTCTTCATTATTTGTATACCTTTCGAGTAAGACAGAATCTTTACCAATTGGAGAAAGGGTCGGAAATTTCCAATTTAGTTAGGCCTATTGAGTGGGAGAAAGAAGAAAGAAGGAAAATGAGGGAAGCGTTACTTGTTGCGAAAAGAATGCAACAGGTAAGTGAATTAAGCTTCCGAAGGAATCGGAGTATTTAA
- a CDS encoding SLOG family protein, producing the protein MANVLLVTGYKAHELGIFSDDHPGLPIIKSALQGRMSQLIEEKDVEWILISGQTGVELWAGEVALDLRELYPDLKLAVLTPFLEQESKWKEPTQDFYNMILSEADFVESITSRPYENPGQLKAKNEFLVRKSHAMLVLYDEETPGSPDYYLKEAKNRQRKDAGYEVFTITPIDLDLLEQDLRESDPDFYKQ; encoded by the coding sequence GTGGCAAACGTTTTGCTTGTTACTGGTTATAAGGCACACGAGCTAGGAATATTTAGTGATGATCATCCAGGTCTTCCAATTATAAAGTCGGCTTTGCAAGGAAGAATGTCGCAGCTAATTGAAGAAAAAGATGTGGAATGGATTTTAATAAGTGGACAGACTGGAGTGGAACTCTGGGCGGGTGAAGTGGCCCTTGATTTGAGAGAGCTTTATCCTGATTTAAAGCTTGCTGTCTTGACGCCATTTTTGGAACAAGAAAGCAAATGGAAAGAACCGACGCAAGATTTTTATAATATGATACTCTCGGAAGCTGATTTTGTTGAATCGATTACAAGCCGTCCCTATGAAAATCCAGGGCAGTTAAAAGCGAAGAATGAATTTTTAGTTCGTAAAAGTCACGCAATGCTCGTTTTATATGACGAAGAAACGCCAGGTTCTCCAGATTATTACTTAAAAGAAGCGAAGAACAGACAGAGAAAAGATGCAGGGTACGAAGTTTTTACAATCACGCCGATTGATCTTGATTTACTAGAGCAGGATTTACGTGAAAGTGATCCAGATTTTTACAAGCAATAA
- the gpsB gene encoding cell division regulator GpsB, translating to MAEQQPTQLTAKDILEKDFKSGFRGYDQDDVDKFLDVVIKDYERFENDIEQLRQENTRLRREMDRLSEQQKRQQTRSQTQPGNTNYDILKRLSNLEKHVFGSKLYE from the coding sequence ATGGCCGAGCAACAACCGACTCAATTAACAGCTAAGGATATTCTTGAAAAAGATTTTAAAAGCGGCTTTCGCGGATATGACCAGGATGATGTTGATAAGTTTTTAGATGTCGTGATTAAAGATTATGAGCGTTTCGAGAACGATATCGAACAACTACGTCAAGAAAACACGCGTTTAAGAAGAGAAATGGATCGACTGTCCGAGCAGCAAAAGCGACAGCAGACGCGCTCTCAGACGCAACCAGGAAATACGAACTATGATATTTTAAAAAGACTTTCTAATTTAGAAAAACATGTTTTTGGAAGTAAGTTGTATGAATAA
- a CDS encoding class I adenylate-forming enzyme family protein → MEKLTSFWPESVPSTLIYQNGERPLHEYLSIQAVRKPNEIAIHYYGYQLTWRKWNEHSNQLANYLERIGVKQGDHIALFMQNCPQYLIAHYAIQKLGAVVVPLNPMYKTSELTYLIKEADMKGIICGIELLPMLAKIEEALSFIVTVTYQSLLLPEQIQSAPSEIKSPVKSSRFTTLESLYDTEEVSFQPAPVKLDDVCLMVFTSGTTGRPKAAMLTYKNALFKTAATVTCNQIKQDDKLLAIAPLCHIAGMVMGVNLPVYSGNETVLLSRFDAETVVSAIEDHRISMWYSIAPMNGAILQMPGLNERDLTSLRLNLATSFGVQVTRNLADQWKKATNGCLLYEASYGLSETHTCDTFMPTEHVKFGSCGIPIHKTNLKIINTDSEEVGPLKEGEIVIKSPGVFKGYYNRPDETAASLKNGWVYTGDIGYLDEEGYLYFRGRLKEMVKSSGYSVFPEDVEALMNEHPAVKQTAVIGIPDQQKGEIIKAVVVLHPNHSNVTVEELTKWAKNHMAAYKAPKIIEIRESLPATSSGKVLRRLLKK, encoded by the coding sequence GTGGAAAAGCTTACATCATTTTGGCCAGAATCAGTTCCTTCTACATTAATTTATCAAAATGGAGAAAGACCCCTTCATGAATATCTTTCCATTCAAGCAGTGCGAAAACCAAACGAAATTGCTATTCATTACTATGGTTATCAATTAACATGGAGAAAATGGAATGAACACTCAAATCAACTAGCAAACTATTTGGAGCGGATTGGTGTCAAACAAGGTGATCATATCGCTTTGTTTATGCAAAATTGTCCACAATATCTGATTGCTCACTATGCCATTCAAAAGCTTGGGGCAGTTGTCGTTCCGTTAAATCCCATGTATAAAACCTCTGAGCTTACTTACTTAATTAAAGAAGCAGACATGAAAGGAATCATATGTGGGATAGAACTTTTACCAATGTTAGCAAAAATTGAGGAAGCTCTTTCCTTTATCGTCACGGTTACTTATCAGTCACTCCTATTACCAGAACAGATCCAAAGCGCGCCATCAGAAATAAAATCCCCTGTGAAATCTTCAAGATTTACGACTTTAGAGTCTCTCTATGATACAGAAGAAGTTTCATTTCAACCTGCTCCTGTCAAATTAGATGATGTGTGTTTAATGGTATTTACATCGGGAACAACGGGCAGACCTAAAGCAGCAATGCTCACTTATAAAAACGCTTTATTTAAAACGGCTGCTACGGTGACCTGCAATCAAATTAAACAGGACGACAAATTATTAGCGATCGCCCCATTATGTCATATTGCTGGAATGGTAATGGGGGTTAATTTACCTGTTTATAGCGGTAATGAAACTGTGCTGCTCAGTCGGTTTGATGCAGAAACGGTCGTATCAGCAATAGAAGATCATCGCATTTCAATGTGGTATAGTATCGCCCCTATGAACGGAGCTATCTTGCAAATGCCTGGTCTTAATGAACGAGATTTAACATCGCTTCGACTTAATTTAGCGACAAGCTTTGGCGTGCAAGTCACGAGAAATCTCGCAGATCAATGGAAGAAAGCAACGAATGGCTGTCTACTATATGAAGCTTCCTATGGCTTAAGTGAGACGCATACATGTGACACGTTTATGCCAACTGAACATGTGAAGTTTGGAAGCTGCGGCATTCCTATTCATAAGACAAATCTGAAAATTATAAATACTGATAGCGAAGAAGTTGGTCCACTTAAAGAGGGAGAAATCGTAATAAAGAGTCCAGGGGTTTTTAAGGGATATTACAATCGACCTGATGAGACAGCTGCTTCTCTAAAGAATGGGTGGGTATATACGGGTGACATCGGCTATCTTGATGAAGAAGGCTACTTATATTTTCGAGGCCGTTTGAAAGAGATGGTTAAAAGCTCAGGTTATAGCGTGTTTCCAGAGGACGTTGAAGCATTAATGAATGAACATCCAGCTGTTAAGCAAACAGCGGTTATTGGTATACCTGATCAACAAAAAGGAGAAATCATCAAAGCTGTAGTCGTTTTACATCCTAATCACTCTAACGTAACTGTTGAGGAGCTAACCAAATGGGCTAAAAACCATATGGCTGCTTATAAAGCACCCAAAATAATCGAAATTCGTGAAAGTCTACCTGCTACATCTTCAGGTAAAGTATTAAGAAGGTTATTAAAGAAGTGA
- the yppF gene encoding YppF family protein translates to MSIQNLIHTFDQVKGRKPATADELLDFIQVNYLQGSLSLNEYQVYFKELHAQGAKKPEYFTHEEMKAF, encoded by the coding sequence ATGTCCATACAGAATCTGATACACACATTCGATCAGGTAAAAGGAAGAAAACCAGCTACCGCAGACGAATTACTAGACTTTATCCAGGTGAATTATTTACAAGGTTCGCTCTCGTTAAATGAGTATCAAGTCTACTTTAAAGAACTTCATGCTCAGGGTGCTAAGAAACCTGAATACTTCACGCATGAAGAGATGAAAGCCTTTTAA